The Ictidomys tridecemlineatus isolate mIctTri1 chromosome 1, mIctTri1.hap1, whole genome shotgun sequence DNA window aagaaaattccagagacCATAGAAAGAACAGGCCACAACTCACCAGTTTTATATAGGCCAAAATTCCCAGTTCTgggtcccttctcctcagagaaGCCTATTTTTGCATCTCTGTCTCTTTTCAATaaacacacttttattttttcaataaatctaCTTCTTGCTTCCTATCcctgtgtcctgttcttcaattctttgctgaacgGACGCAACAAACCCAACACCCCAAGACTATAACTATAACtctaggcaggcagggtgtggctggaggaggcgagTCTCTGGGAGTATGgatttgggttttatattttgtcctgttGATTAAGACTCCCCTCCattcctctccccttcctggtgTCATAACCCCagatgctttcctctgccacacacttccactatgatgttctgcctcatctcaggccctaaggaatagagttggccatctatgcactgagacctctgaaaccatgagccccgaaataaacttttcctccttaaagttgtttttaatcaagtcttttggtcacagtggtgaaaataCTGACTAAATATACAAGGAAATCATATttttgccataaagaagaactaaatcaTTTGTAGCCAACTGGACAGAACTAAAGggcattatggtaagtgaaagaagacagacacAGAAAGGTAAGTCTTCACTGTCTCTCATTTgtggacattaaaaaaattaatctgaagTTAAAATAGTGATTATACTAGAGATGGAGAAGAGTATGATGTGGTGGTGGTACGGAGAGTAGATAAAGAAAGAATGGATTTGATCAGTTTATGCCGTATGCAGGCGTGGGAGTATTATACTGACCACCAATAACATGTACAAACTacatgttcataataaaataatatttaaaaattaataaacttttaaaaaatgatgtaaaCAAAGAATACAGCATTGGAAAATAGCAAACCTGTAGAGTTACCTACACCTTTACCAGACTCCTTTAATTATTACAGAGTTCCAAGCTTTCAGAAAAAGCTTTATTTTAGCTAAGGAATTGGAAGACAATTTGGGAAGTCTGGAATTTCCTTGTGTCTGTCATTCACTAGCAAAGTCTAATTTTCAGTCTTTTGTTATGTTTGGAAGAGAAATTTATAAACAGAGCCATCTGGATCCAATCTAAAAATCagagacaatataaaaaaaaacacttcacaGATAAGTAGAGGACAGGGAGAGGTAAATAATTGCCATAATGAAGATTAATGAGACTTTCCAGGAGATATGCAAGTCAATATGAAACTCTACATTAGTGTAATTACTGGTGGAAATTGCAGACACCAGCCTTGGAAGAAACCCTGAGAGATGTCAGTCAGTAAGGTTGTCTGCGTAAACACAGTCCCATTAATCACACACAACACTTGCTTCATCTCCATAGGATCTAAGGTGGGTGTTTCCACTGTGTCCAATGGACAATGGTGAAAGTTGTGGAATGGGAAGCTCACAAATGTGTCATGGATAAAACCTCCTCTTTAGTCAGCATTTTTggcactgtgaccaaaatatttgacaaaaacaatatatataaaacCCCTATATTTTTACCTCTCTTTTTTCATTGTCCATTCATGAGTTTTTGATATCTAAATCATAGTAGGAATAAAGCTGGAGGTGGGACAATTCCTGCCACAGTGAAAAGGAAACCTTGTATCTTCATGATGCACtgattttgaaaacagaaaaaaagagtaagatgCTGTGACCTTTTACACCCACCATGCATGCCCAGTCCACCCACAGGCAGCACAGATACACAAACTCTGGATCTCTGCTTTTAATCACCCCTCCTCCACATGAGGGCTGACAGACAGGACCCAGAACAAATGTCTCTGTGTGGAATGGATCAATGGGCCTTACTAGGGAGGAGATAGTCTGGTAAAGGCAGTGATTATCAATCACTCACACTTGGTTTTCCTCAACTCTTCCACAAGGCAGCGAGCTTCCTCTTGAACACATTTCTCAATGTTCCTCTTCCCCATCCCAAAACTCCGCAGGGTCGAGACTGAGAAGCGCCTCATCTCTTTCCACCTGTTTCCATTACTTAAAATGATTCCTAAAAGAGAGGGAGCAGAAAACGAAGAGTGAGAtcccaggtgaggcagaggaaGCTAAAAGTGTCAGCCACAAAGATGGCCAAACTTAGCCTTAGGAGATCatcaagtctctctctctctctctctctctctgtctctctctctctctctctctctctctctctccaccctctctccctctcttttttttttcttttttctgtgttccACATGCCCACTATCTCACGCACATGCACCCTTACCAAGACCTGTACTTGTTCTATCAACCACTGGGAAACTGCCTCTTCCAGAAAACTCTTCCCCACGATCAATCAGGGCTTCCTTCACAGCTTCATATCCGTGCAACACCACAGTGGGCTTCTTGCCCAAATACAGAGTGAACACAGGGCCATAGACTTTTGACAACTGGAAAcgggaaagaaaatagaaatgttagCCAAAGAAATAAGTACTTGACCTACATATTTTGAATGATTCATACTGTTATTCAGATTATTCTTAttgtatttgttatattttattctgcCATATGAACCTTCAAATATTTCTAAGTTTTGCTTACAGATATGATGGTAATTATAGATGTTACTTATGGATGGTCTTTGATGTACCTGGCTCAGGCAATGGATACCTATGATGTAATTAATTCTCACATCGATTCATTTAGAAGACTTGTTTGTCCTGTTTTACATTTAAAGTGAATAAAGTTAGAGAGTTACAAAACTCATTTGTAGTATACCATGATTAATAAACAGAAGACCTAAATTTGAACCTTTGTTTTGTCTGAAGCTTGAACAATTTATCAGCCCTCAGTTCATCTTAATTTCCTAAGTACACATACCAATCTCACCatttatccaagagcactctataagaaaacagggaaatacccAGTTACTGAAATTCCTCCCCCAATTGCACCATTACCCAAGTGATTTCTTCAGGGGCACTTAGCAAGGCTCATGCCACATAAATTCAGATAAAGTATACTGTAagtctatatttttatgtgaGTATAGATTATCTTAACACTCTTTGCAGTTGAGGCCACAGCTATCATTAACACACAGGACAGCGAGTACCATGGAGTAGTGCCATGCAGCATCTCATGGAAGAATAATTTCTCTCACCCCACAAAATTCATAGGGCACAGCAGCAACATTGTTCAAAATCCACAAGGATCCTCTTACCCCTCAATGGACCCTGAATGGTCAATACTTTTCTTCTCTTATACTGATTCCCAGaccatagttttcttttttaaaagaaaattttaaattttaaaaaattttcaggtatgtttgaaaaatttaatgtaaatgtataaaatgtgatgtcttgatttatttttgcattgtGAAATAATTACCACAATCAAACTAATTAACATACAGCACCTCAGTGTTAACATTTTCATGGGTATGTGCGGTGAGAACACATTAGCAAATTTTGGATATAAGATACATAATTATTTACTGTAGTCACCATGCTATGCCTTATGTCTCCATACTTATTCACCTTGTAACTGAATGTTTGTTCCCTGGACCAAAATAtctcacccttttttttttccacatcccagccccattacTATGCattcatgtctttttgttgttgttgtaagatTCCACATGTGAGATCATTAGAAATTATATGTTAATAGTTAATTATCTCAAAACAAACcccaatgttatgtataactagaataaactaaggaaaaaaagaaaaaaagttgtctACACTCTACATAATTAAACAAGCATTGAATATGATTTGCTCTAATTCATTGCCTAGTACGGaaatttccctttccctctttcctccctccccctgttcttttccctttattccactgttatttcttctatttatttacagattttttttaaaaaagtaatgccTTCTGGATATACATGAAGGTAAGACTGGTATGTGTACTTAGGAAATTAAGGTAAGATACATTCAaacatttttcccttttcccatccttaCTTCTTCCTCCTTAATCTCATTCCTCTGCCcgactgatctctcttctattttcatagaTTCcacccttttcttctttcccctttattttgtattagcttcttcatatcagagaaaacatctgactTATGACTTTCTGCCTGTGGCTTACTTCATTTCACACAGttctctccagttccatcaattcaccagcaaatgccataattttattcctctGTATGACTAataatctattatatatatatatatatatatatatatacatacataacactttcttttattattcatcTGGATACAGGCACATAGGTGgatttcatagcttggctattgtgaattgtgctactatagcCATTGAAGTGGCTACAtttttatagtatgctgattcaatcatttggatatatactgaagagtgggatGTCTGATTCATATGGTCTTTCCATTTCTTGTATTTTGAAGAATCTACATTCTGCCTTCCACAGTGATTGCACTAAAATTTGTAGTCCCATTAACATATGAGTGTACCTCTCCCCCAGATCCTCATCAAAATGTATgattattcatattcttgataatgaccattctgactaaagtgagatggaatttcagtgtagattcgctttgcattttccttattgctagagatgttgaacattgaCAGACATATAAAAGCAATGGAAACATCAAGTCCACCAGGAATATTTGCTGTGCAGCAATCTCTTAATAATTTGCTCCCgtgaatatgtttaaaaataagaattaattcACTTACCCTTTGCAAGCCACTGGAGGAACATGAGTATACTTACATTGCTTAAAGATCTGCCAATGTTTTTAGCATCTATTTGCAAGATATTTCCAAGAATTGGGAGAGGAGTGGGGCCTGGTGGAAGCTTCCTTCCCCCAGAGCTCTGTCtccataatgaaaagaaaagcagacaagAGAGACTGAGCACCAGGATGACAGCTAGATCCATTGAAGTCTTCTCTTTTTACTGAAACAAATGTGAGCTTGCAATCAATATAAAGCTTTTATAGTTCTccctaaaaattcaaaatatgtcctatttacatataaaatgctGAGTCAGTCAACAAGAAAAAATCCATTCCCTCTGAGAATACATTTGTCAACTGATAAAGTTAAAACTAAACTGTTATTTACTTTTGCCCTGTTTCCCAAACTCCACTGTCGACAATTCTGGGATAGAGCAGAGGAAGAGACAAGGTAcagtaaagaaacaaataagGACACAACCCTCTGGTTATACCAATGTGCATCtaggattaagaaaaaaatgaaacatttgatCAAATATATTGCTCAACATTCTGGATTCTCAGACTGATGACCCATTGGAAATTAATGACTTTGGGAAAATCCACTTTATCTCTGACTTTTGTACGGCAATATTGAACTTGTGATACATCATTAAACAATAGGATAGTTTGTGTTTGAAAATAAAGTCTTTTAAATAGTTTAAAGAATTTAACTAACATCACAACTGTCTGAACTAAAGTAAGTAGTataatttatacattttgaaAGACAAATGTATATCACTACTTAACTACAAATATATACCTAGAATTTGTCATTTAGCCTATACTCTTCTTTCTCCCTAACCCCACCAAACCTGAAGGGCAGAAAACAgagatcattattattttttatttgtcaaacaGGTTCAGGGAGATTCTGGAAAAACAGGAGACCATCATTTCACACAACTCACTGGGGGTAGACCAGAAATTTAAATGAACTCAGATGGCCATGGTGTACCATGGCTCACACTATAGCTGCCTAGAAAATCATgttaaaaaagtgaataaaaagacCCCAAACACTACTCTGAATGTACACTGTATTGTGTTCATAGCCCAACAAGCTTCCCTTCAAATTAATACCCATTATTTCACTCCAAAGATAACTGAATTAGAGATTCTATAAAAGGAGGAGATGTAGATAGGGCTTATCTCCTCTCCATCAGTACAGGGGTGAAACTTTCTCCACAGAAATGAATACGAGCCAATTTCAGGGAATTGGAGGAGTAAGGCTTGAGAAACTGACAGATGTTCCCCAGTCACTTACTCATGGAACTGTTTCTGTTGCTGTTTACTACTTAACTATCAGATGTGATGGGATGAAATATTGGATCACAAGCAATGATACTGGACATAGAAAAATAAGCATGTGCTTTGGAGGTGAATGGAAGCCAGGGACTACATCAAGACTACCTGCACAGGAGGAATAATATGCAAATGAAATAGAATACCTTTGGTAGTCATGATTCAATACATCATTGGATTGATAGATACTACTAGATCAACAAATTGGTTAGCATAGTTACTTCTAAGCTATTTAGTAAAGAGAGCTAAGTTGTTGACATAAGATCATAGTTACAAAATGTTCAATTTCCATGTTTATAGAGATGGAAATTTTCACATCTATCGTaccacttttaattttcttaattatatttagaaagtaaaattattcCCATTGAGGAATGAGGAATCTGGGCCTCACAGATTCCATGCTATGGCCAAGGGCACACAGATTGTAGATAGTAGAACTGAGACT harbors:
- the LOC101964311 gene encoding cytochrome P450 2C18 isoform X3; translated protein: MDLAVILVLSLSCLLFFSLWRQSSGGRKLPPGPTPLPILGNILQIDAKNIGRSLSNLSKVYGPVFTLYLGKKPTVVLHGYEAVKEALIDRGEEFSGRGSFPVVDRTSTGLGIILSNGNRWKEMRRFSVSTLRSFGMGKRNIEKCVQEEARCLVEELRKTKCSPCDPTLYLGCAPCNVICSIVFHNRFDYKDQHLLSFLEKFDENLKILSSPWIQVCNNFPALIDYCPGSHKIFLKNIADMKQYFFEKIKEHQESLDINNPRDFIDCFLIKMEEEKHNQETEFTTEALITTVNDLFGAGTETLKFRKRLTM
- the LOC101964311 gene encoding cytochrome P450 2C9 isoform X4; the encoded protein is MDLAVILVLSLSCLLFFSLWRQSSGGRKLPPGPTPLPILGNILQIDAKNIGRSLSNLSKVYGPVFTLYLGKKPTVVLHGYEAVKEALIDRGEEFSGRGSFPVVDRTSTGLGIILSNGNRWKEMRRFSVSTLRSFGMGKRNIEKCVQEEARCLVEELRKTKCSPCDPTLYLGCAPCNVICSIVFHNRFDYKDQHLLSFLEKFDENLKILSSPWIQDIKEGELRLAQLLQKL